A single Stigmatella aurantiaca DNA region contains:
- the hrpB gene encoding ATP-dependent helicase HrpB, with the protein MSEATLPIDPLLPEIVSTLRDARSLVLEAPPGAGKTTRVPRALLAAGLGKGKEIIVLQPRRLPTRLAAQRVSDELGERVGETVGYQVRFEDVRGPKTRLSFVTEGVLGRRLLTDPTLRDVGAVVLDEFHERHLSADISLALLRRLQEGARPDLKLVVMSATLDAGPIRTYLSGCPGLRSEGRRFEVTHEYLPTADDRHLDVQVLSAIKRVFTAGLDGDILVFLPGAGEIRRARDACAEFAERHGADVLPLHGDLSPSEQDRAVRRSSRRKIILSTNVAETSVTIDGVAVVIDSGLARVASHSPWSGLPTLKLSKVSRASATQRAGRAGRTRAGHCVRLYTQHDFDGRPEQDAPEIRRVDLAETVLALRSSGVRDLATFPFFEPPPAAALEAAETLLRRLGAVDKEGRVTPIGERLLRFPVHPRQARIIVEGEQRGVGADASVLAALMGERDIRREARANLGSGSRAAAVVSGPSDLLELTERFREAERADFATGRLHSLSLEPGAVQSVDRVQRQLRRAVRDKGPRPGRPEAVEEALMLSVLAGYPDRVAKRRRPRSPELLLFGGGTASLSEMSVVQDAELMVAVDAEERPGRGAVVRLASAVEPEWLLDLYPDALEELDALQWNAESRRVERITRLSYGNLVLEETRAPAPASEQTARVLVEAALAAGPERFADPEALTQWRTRVALLAGAFPEAHFPTVDAAFLRDSLASLCSGARSFADLEGVSLLDALYARLTSEQARLLSSHAPERVTLPGGRGVKVNYEPGKPPWIESRLQDFFGMAQGPSVGAGRVPLVLHLLAPNMRAVQVTTDLAGFWERHYPAIRKELCRKYPRHSWPEDPRHAQPPAPRPPRR; encoded by the coding sequence ATGTCCGAAGCCACCCTGCCCATTGATCCGCTCCTTCCGGAGATCGTCTCCACGCTGCGGGATGCGCGCTCGCTCGTGCTGGAGGCGCCTCCGGGCGCCGGCAAGACGACCCGGGTCCCCCGCGCACTGCTGGCGGCGGGGCTGGGCAAGGGAAAGGAGATCATCGTCCTTCAGCCCCGGCGGCTGCCCACCCGGCTCGCCGCGCAGCGCGTGTCGGACGAGCTGGGCGAGCGCGTCGGGGAGACCGTCGGCTACCAGGTCCGCTTCGAGGATGTCCGGGGCCCCAAGACGCGCCTGTCCTTCGTCACCGAGGGCGTCCTGGGCCGGCGCCTCCTGACCGATCCTACCCTGCGCGATGTGGGCGCCGTCGTCCTCGACGAGTTCCACGAGCGGCACCTGTCGGCGGACATCTCGCTCGCCCTGCTCCGCCGGCTCCAGGAAGGCGCCCGGCCCGACCTCAAGCTCGTCGTCATGTCGGCGACCCTCGATGCGGGGCCCATCCGGACCTACCTGTCCGGCTGCCCCGGCCTGCGCTCCGAGGGCCGGCGCTTCGAAGTCACCCACGAGTACCTTCCCACCGCAGATGACCGGCACCTCGATGTCCAGGTGCTCTCGGCCATCAAGCGCGTGTTCACTGCGGGGCTCGATGGCGACATCCTCGTTTTCCTGCCCGGCGCCGGAGAGATCCGCCGCGCCCGCGACGCCTGTGCCGAGTTCGCCGAGCGCCATGGCGCGGACGTCCTGCCCCTGCACGGCGACCTGTCCCCGTCCGAGCAGGATCGCGCCGTGCGCCGCAGCTCCCGCCGGAAAATCATCCTCTCCACCAACGTGGCCGAGACCTCCGTCACCATCGATGGGGTCGCCGTGGTCATCGACAGTGGCCTGGCGCGCGTGGCCTCTCACTCACCGTGGTCCGGCCTGCCCACGCTCAAGCTGTCCAAGGTCAGCCGGGCCTCCGCCACCCAGCGCGCCGGCCGTGCGGGCCGCACCCGCGCGGGCCACTGCGTGAGGCTCTACACCCAGCACGACTTCGACGGCCGCCCGGAACAGGATGCGCCGGAGATCCGCCGGGTGGACCTCGCCGAGACGGTGCTGGCCCTGCGCTCCTCGGGCGTGAGGGACCTGGCCACCTTCCCCTTCTTCGAGCCCCCTCCCGCCGCCGCGCTCGAGGCCGCCGAGACCCTGCTGCGCCGGCTTGGCGCCGTGGACAAGGAGGGCCGCGTCACCCCCATTGGAGAGCGGCTGCTGCGCTTCCCCGTCCACCCGCGCCAGGCCCGGATCATCGTCGAGGGAGAGCAACGTGGGGTGGGCGCCGACGCCAGCGTGCTCGCCGCGCTCATGGGCGAGCGGGACATCCGCCGCGAGGCCCGGGCGAACCTGGGCTCGGGCTCCCGCGCCGCGGCCGTCGTCAGCGGGCCCTCGGATCTCCTGGAGCTGACCGAGCGCTTCCGCGAGGCGGAGCGGGCGGACTTCGCCACCGGACGCCTTCACTCGCTCTCACTGGAGCCGGGCGCCGTCCAGTCCGTGGACCGCGTGCAGCGCCAGCTCCGCCGCGCCGTGCGCGACAAGGGCCCCCGGCCAGGCCGTCCCGAGGCCGTGGAAGAGGCCCTGATGCTCAGCGTGCTCGCGGGCTACCCGGACCGGGTGGCGAAGCGGCGCCGCCCCCGCTCCCCCGAGCTGCTCCTGTTCGGCGGGGGCACCGCCTCCCTCTCCGAGATGAGCGTCGTGCAGGATGCCGAGCTGATGGTGGCCGTGGACGCGGAGGAACGCCCGGGGCGGGGCGCCGTGGTCCGCCTGGCCAGTGCCGTCGAGCCCGAGTGGCTGCTGGATCTCTATCCGGACGCCCTGGAGGAGCTGGATGCCCTCCAGTGGAACGCCGAGTCCCGGCGCGTCGAGCGCATCACCCGCCTGTCCTACGGCAACCTCGTCCTGGAGGAGACCCGGGCCCCCGCGCCCGCCTCGGAGCAGACCGCCCGGGTGCTGGTGGAAGCCGCGCTCGCCGCGGGCCCCGAGCGCTTCGCGGATCCCGAGGCCCTCACCCAGTGGCGCACGCGCGTGGCCCTGCTCGCCGGGGCCTTCCCCGAGGCCCACTTCCCCACCGTGGACGCGGCCTTCCTGCGCGACTCCCTGGCCTCCCTGTGCTCGGGCGCCCGGAGCTTCGCGGATCTGGAAGGCGTCTCCCTCTTGGATGCGCTCTACGCGCGCCTCACCTCCGAGCAGGCACGGCTGCTGTCCAGCCACGCCCCCGAGCGCGTCACCCTGCCGGGCGGGCGGGGCGTGAAGGTGAACTACGAGCCCGGAAAGCCGCCCTGGATCGAATCCCGCCTGCAGGATTTCTTCGGCATGGCCCAGGGGCCCAGCGTCGGCGCGGGCCGCGTCCCGTTGGTGCTCCACCTGCTGGCGCCCAACATGCGCGCCGTGCAAGTCACGACGGATCTGGCCGGCTTCTGGGAGCGCCACTACCCAGCCATCCGCAAGGAGCTGTGCCGCAAGTACCCCCGGCACAGCTGGCCCGAGGATCCCCGCCACGCCCAGCCTCCGGCGCCGCGGCCTCCCCGGCGGTAG
- a CDS encoding GNAT family N-acetyltransferase, whose amino-acid sequence MSDSENTQPVTIAQVQNEAELFQALAIREVVFIEEQHVPEGIERDAEDAKAYHVLAIQGGHAVGTGRLAMLAEPPEGKAGRWAKIGRMAVLQSHRKARIGSKLLTTLEEEARRRGVTGIILHAQLFALEFYKKHGYEPVGGVFMEAGLEHLAMQKQF is encoded by the coding sequence ATGTCCGACTCGGAGAACACACAGCCCGTCACCATCGCCCAGGTCCAGAACGAGGCGGAGCTCTTCCAAGCGCTGGCCATCCGTGAGGTGGTGTTCATCGAGGAGCAACACGTCCCCGAGGGCATCGAGCGCGACGCGGAGGACGCGAAGGCCTACCACGTGCTCGCCATCCAGGGCGGACACGCCGTGGGCACGGGGCGTCTGGCGATGCTGGCCGAGCCGCCCGAGGGCAAGGCGGGGCGCTGGGCGAAGATCGGCCGCATGGCGGTGCTTCAGTCCCACCGCAAGGCGCGCATCGGCTCCAAGCTGCTCACCACGCTGGAGGAGGAGGCGCGGCGCCGGGGCGTCACCGGCATCATCCTGCACGCGCAGCTCTTCGCGCTCGAGTTCTACAAGAAGCACGGCTACGAGCCGGTGGGCGGCGTCTTCATGGAAGCCGGCCTTGAGCACCTGGCGATGCAGAAGCAGTTCTGA
- a CDS encoding MFS transporter, which produces MNPSQVAGRTPLAVFYFLYFGTVGITQPFLPAYLRSLNLSTSQVGLLLALSPLMSLVTPPVWGHLADRTGQIGRILTVLTVGATLCFAPLLKVDHILALLATLAAFAAFSSSITPMVDSLALNRVAQVGGSYAHLRLFGSLGFVVITTTFGLVAQRVDARIVAVPLGLLGLLALWSFTLHGRSAAGASRHPLAGFQLLRDHKDLRWMLAATCLHWMACTPYNGMLAIHVLSLGLPPSVVGLSAGMAVTAEVAAMLLYPRFADRIAPRHLLCVAFGMSALRWLGMAFVTSALPLIALALVHSMTFGIFYVASVAFMARRIPVHLRATGQGLFSAITMGIGGLVGSASSGVGYSLLGGHGLFAVAAGLEVVAALLVLQVSSPPNPSPDVAPVQAPAP; this is translated from the coding sequence ATGAACCCTTCCCAGGTGGCCGGACGGACACCCCTCGCGGTCTTCTACTTCCTCTACTTCGGCACCGTCGGCATCACCCAGCCATTCCTGCCCGCCTACCTGCGCTCGCTCAATCTCTCGACCTCCCAGGTCGGCCTGCTGCTGGCGCTCTCGCCGCTCATGTCCCTGGTGACGCCCCCCGTGTGGGGCCACCTGGCTGACCGCACGGGTCAGATTGGACGCATCCTGACCGTGCTGACGGTGGGCGCCACGCTCTGCTTCGCCCCCCTGCTGAAGGTGGATCACATCCTGGCCTTGCTGGCCACCCTGGCGGCCTTCGCGGCCTTCTCCTCCTCCATCACCCCCATGGTGGACAGCCTGGCCCTCAACCGCGTGGCCCAGGTGGGTGGCAGCTATGCGCACCTGCGCCTCTTCGGCTCGCTGGGCTTCGTGGTGATCACCACCACCTTCGGCCTGGTGGCGCAGCGCGTAGACGCGCGCATCGTGGCCGTGCCGCTGGGGCTGCTGGGCCTGCTGGCGCTGTGGAGCTTCACCCTGCACGGGCGCTCCGCGGCTGGCGCCTCGCGTCATCCCCTGGCGGGCTTTCAGTTGCTGCGAGACCACAAGGATCTGCGCTGGATGCTGGCGGCCACCTGCCTGCACTGGATGGCGTGCACGCCCTACAACGGCATGCTGGCCATTCACGTCCTGTCGCTCGGCCTGCCCCCGTCCGTGGTGGGGCTCTCGGCGGGAATGGCGGTGACGGCGGAGGTGGCCGCCATGCTCCTGTACCCGCGCTTCGCCGACCGCATTGCCCCACGGCACCTGCTGTGCGTGGCCTTTGGCATGAGCGCCCTGCGCTGGCTGGGCATGGCCTTCGTCACCTCCGCCCTGCCGCTCATCGCGCTGGCGCTCGTGCACTCGATGACGTTTGGCATCTTCTATGTGGCCAGCGTGGCCTTCATGGCGCGGCGCATCCCCGTCCACCTTCGGGCCACCGGGCAGGGGCTGTTCTCCGCCATCACGATGGGCATCGGGGGGCTGGTGGGCTCCGCGTCCTCGGGCGTGGGCTACTCGCTGCTCGGGGGCCATGGCCTCTTCGCCGTGGCCGCCGGGCTGGAAGTCGTGGCCGCGCTGCTCGTCCTCCAGGTGTCCTCTCCGCCGAACCCCTCTCCGGACGTGGCCCCCGTGCAGGCCCCCGCGCCGTGA
- the fdxA gene encoding ferredoxin FdxA, which translates to MAYVVAEPCIKCKYTDCVEVCPVNCFYEGANFLVIHPDECIDCGACEPVCPTKAIYPETELPDKWKEYKTLNAELSSKWPNLAEKLAELPEADEFKDKKDKRGMLEMSPGKR; encoded by the coding sequence ATGGCCTACGTTGTTGCTGAACCCTGCATCAAGTGTAAGTACACGGATTGCGTCGAGGTTTGCCCGGTCAACTGCTTCTACGAGGGGGCCAACTTCCTCGTCATCCACCCGGATGAGTGCATCGACTGTGGCGCTTGTGAGCCCGTGTGTCCTACCAAGGCCATCTACCCGGAGACCGAGCTTCCCGATAAGTGGAAGGAGTACAAGACGCTGAACGCGGAGCTCTCCTCGAAGTGGCCGAACCTGGCCGAGAAGCTCGCCGAGCTGCCCGAGGCGGACGAGTTCAAGGACAAGAAGGACAAGCGCGGCATGCTGGAGATGTCGCCCGGCAAGCGCTGA
- the asd gene encoding aspartate-semialdehyde dehydrogenase, with protein MAKLRAVLIGATGLAGQQFIAGLQNHPFIELTGLAASPRSAGKSYVDALRTANGMTAWFVPEALPASVARMPVVSGDAVQAKDYDIAFSAVEADVAREIEPRLAKDIPVFSAASAFRYEADVPLIIPPVNSAHAPLVREQQRRRGWKGFIVPIPNCTTTGLAVTLAPLAERFGVKAVLMTSLQAMSGAGRSPGVIGLDILDNVVPYIPKEEGKVEVETKKILGALQAGGTAIDSHGVKVSCTCTRVAVMEGHTEAVFVSLGKKATVDEVSAALREWRGDEVARGLPSSPPNWIELLEDPFRPQPRLDRDTHGGMATTVGRVREDGVLENGFKYVLVSHNTKMGAAKGAILVAELMRAQGLLG; from the coding sequence ATGGCGAAGCTTCGCGCTGTCCTCATCGGCGCTACGGGTCTGGCAGGGCAACAGTTCATCGCGGGTCTTCAGAACCATCCCTTCATCGAGCTCACGGGGCTCGCGGCGTCGCCGCGCTCCGCGGGCAAGTCCTACGTGGATGCCCTGCGCACCGCCAACGGCATGACGGCGTGGTTCGTGCCCGAGGCGCTCCCGGCCTCGGTGGCCCGCATGCCCGTGGTGAGCGGCGATGCGGTCCAGGCCAAGGACTACGACATCGCCTTCTCCGCGGTGGAGGCGGATGTGGCCCGGGAGATCGAACCCCGGCTCGCCAAGGACATCCCCGTGTTCTCCGCCGCGAGCGCCTTCCGCTACGAGGCGGACGTGCCGCTCATCATCCCCCCGGTCAACTCCGCCCATGCCCCGCTCGTGCGCGAGCAGCAGCGGCGCCGCGGCTGGAAGGGCTTCATCGTCCCGATTCCCAACTGCACCACCACGGGCCTGGCCGTCACCCTGGCCCCGCTGGCCGAGCGCTTCGGCGTCAAGGCGGTGCTGATGACGAGCCTCCAGGCCATGTCGGGCGCGGGGCGCTCGCCGGGCGTCATCGGCCTGGACATCCTCGACAACGTGGTGCCCTACATCCCCAAGGAAGAGGGCAAGGTGGAGGTGGAGACGAAGAAGATCCTCGGCGCGCTGCAGGCGGGCGGCACGGCCATCGACTCCCACGGCGTGAAGGTGTCCTGCACCTGCACCCGCGTGGCGGTGATGGAGGGCCACACGGAGGCCGTGTTCGTCTCCCTGGGCAAGAAGGCCACGGTGGACGAGGTGTCGGCCGCCCTGCGCGAGTGGCGGGGGGACGAGGTGGCCCGGGGCCTGCCGTCCTCGCCGCCCAACTGGATCGAGCTGCTGGAGGATCCGTTCCGCCCGCAGCCCCGCCTGGATCGCGACACCCACGGCGGCATGGCCACCACGGTGGGCCGGGTGCGCGAGGACGGGGTGCTGGAGAACGGCTTCAAGTACGTGCTCGTCTCCCACAACACGAAGATGGGCGCCGCCAAGGGCGCCATCCTGGTTGCTGAGCTGATGAGGGCTCAGGGTCTGCTGGGCTGA
- a CDS encoding rhodanese-like domain-containing protein produces MEPHIPCAELFLRLGDEDVLILDCRSPVHWGRLEVHIPGALRMTPSEVAQHLTMLPDDELIVVCGCDLDEEAAARVCRLLLLRGRNAVCLQGGIETWMAEGFPVESHLADTVSALQR; encoded by the coding sequence ATGGAACCTCACATCCCTTGCGCTGAACTGTTTCTGCGCCTGGGGGACGAAGATGTCCTCATCCTGGATTGCCGGTCTCCGGTCCACTGGGGACGCTTGGAGGTCCACATACCGGGGGCCTTGCGGATGACGCCCTCGGAGGTGGCCCAGCACCTCACCATGTTGCCGGACGACGAGCTGATCGTCGTGTGCGGGTGTGACTTGGACGAGGAGGCCGCCGCGCGGGTGTGCCGCCTGCTCTTGCTCCGGGGCCGCAACGCCGTGTGTCTCCAGGGGGGCATCGAGACGTGGATGGCCGAGGGGTTCCCCGTCGAGTCACATCTGGCCGACACTGTCTCTGCCCTTCAGCGCTAG
- a CDS encoding acyl-CoA dehydrogenase family protein, whose product MLHGHGVYQEEHEAFRRTVRAVVQREILPFARQWEAAEEFPRALFTRFGELGFFGLKYPEMYGGTAAGELYEAVLLEELGRCGSGGVSAGLGAQCTIATAPLHLFGTDEQKRRFLAPAIRGEKIGALGITEPEAGSDVAGIRTTAVRDGGHYAVNGSKTYITNGVRADFVVLAVKTAPERGHKGLSLLVVEPGTPGFSVGRKLQKLGWRASDTAELFFEDCRVPVENLLGEEGQGFYQIMGNFQWERLTLALGALGAMEDMLETVLVHVKQRQAFGQSLSGFQVVRHKLAELFTELECARQLTYHALRLHVDGQHAVAQTSMAKKVATETCCRIADACLQLHGGAGYMMEYDIQRHWRDARLGPIGGGTSEVMNEIIAKHLGL is encoded by the coding sequence ATGTTGCACGGCCATGGGGTGTACCAGGAGGAGCACGAGGCGTTCCGCCGCACGGTGCGCGCGGTGGTGCAGAGGGAGATTCTCCCCTTTGCCCGCCAGTGGGAGGCCGCCGAGGAGTTCCCCCGGGCGCTGTTCACGCGCTTCGGGGAGCTGGGCTTCTTCGGGCTGAAATATCCAGAAATGTACGGAGGCACGGCGGCCGGGGAGCTGTACGAGGCGGTGCTCCTGGAGGAGCTGGGCCGCTGCGGCTCCGGTGGGGTGTCCGCGGGCCTGGGGGCCCAGTGCACCATCGCCACGGCGCCCCTGCACCTGTTCGGTACGGATGAACAGAAGCGGCGCTTCCTTGCCCCGGCCATCCGGGGGGAGAAGATCGGCGCGCTGGGCATCACCGAGCCGGAGGCCGGCTCGGACGTGGCGGGCATCCGCACCACGGCCGTGCGGGACGGGGGCCACTACGCCGTCAACGGCTCCAAGACGTACATCACCAACGGGGTGCGCGCGGACTTCGTCGTCCTGGCGGTGAAGACGGCGCCGGAGCGGGGCCACAAGGGGCTGTCCCTGCTCGTGGTGGAGCCGGGCACCCCGGGCTTCAGCGTGGGGCGCAAGCTGCAGAAGCTCGGGTGGCGGGCCTCGGACACCGCGGAGCTGTTCTTCGAGGACTGCCGCGTTCCCGTGGAGAACCTCCTGGGCGAGGAGGGGCAGGGCTTCTATCAGATCATGGGCAACTTCCAGTGGGAGCGCCTGACGCTGGCCCTGGGGGCGCTGGGGGCCATGGAGGACATGCTGGAGACGGTGCTCGTCCACGTGAAGCAGCGCCAGGCCTTCGGCCAGTCCTTGAGCGGCTTCCAGGTGGTGCGCCACAAGCTGGCCGAGCTCTTCACGGAGCTCGAGTGCGCGCGCCAGCTCACCTACCACGCGCTGCGGCTGCACGTGGACGGGCAGCACGCCGTGGCGCAGACCTCCATGGCCAAGAAGGTCGCCACCGAGACGTGCTGCCGCATCGCCGACGCCTGCCTCCAGCTCCACGGGGGCGCGGGCTACATGATGGAGTACGACATCCAGCGCCACTGGCGCGATGCGCGGCTGGGCCCCATCGGCGGTGGCACCAGTGAGGTGATGAACGAAATCATCGCCAAGCACCTCGGGCTGTGA
- a CDS encoding right-handed parallel beta-helix repeat-containing protein has product MRKSPAALLAACLLSASLWACQGGDSGSSDEGASQQAAGQPRTAAPGTGSSPESKTPSTGASSGSQTVPVGAQPVPDTPVADLPAHEGHAPIAQPSPQPDAPSAEPTPPPAKFTREWVVSPSGSDTAAGTAAQPFKTIGKATSMAGPGELIRVLAGTYAERVVLDASVKAGTAEAKITLQGEGKPRITPGPGTGGLVQVRRPNWVIDGFDIDVKGEAAFAVTFEGDVRGSVLANSELHHGKGGGAVTTYGKATGAIIENNHIHDFVKNQGDFDSHGVVVQPTSVDITVRNNDIHDNSGDSVQCLGPEGFSSLPPAKGLTVENNHFYSNRENAVDIKTCHDVVVRNNRMHGFKPSATAKGDALVVHYSAKNVLIEGNEVYDSGKGISVGGNREGPVPSGVIIRRNRVHDITKEGGGEGAGIRLENSEGTHVVNNTITRVDAAALTLGHGTGGPTSNVTVENNIIDAAVAVDLGGQHPGMTLGFNLYPADAQFKLSTGAVGMDAFQQASGDQSSTLADQAVTQDFSPAQPAVDKGTDVGLPFCGVAPDIGAVEADC; this is encoded by the coding sequence ATGAGGAAGTCTCCAGCGGCCCTCTTGGCCGCTTGTCTGCTCTCCGCCAGCTTGTGGGCTTGCCAGGGTGGCGACTCCGGCTCCTCCGATGAAGGGGCCTCGCAGCAGGCCGCGGGCCAGCCCCGCACCGCCGCACCGGGGACGGGCTCGTCCCCCGAGAGCAAGACCCCCTCCACCGGCGCTTCCTCCGGAAGCCAGACCGTGCCCGTGGGCGCTCAGCCCGTGCCGGACACCCCGGTGGCAGACCTGCCGGCCCACGAGGGCCATGCTCCCATTGCTCAGCCCTCGCCTCAGCCGGACGCGCCGTCGGCCGAGCCCACGCCGCCCCCGGCGAAGTTCACCCGGGAGTGGGTGGTCAGCCCCTCGGGCAGCGACACGGCGGCGGGCACGGCCGCCCAGCCGTTCAAGACCATCGGCAAGGCCACCAGCATGGCGGGCCCGGGGGAGCTCATCCGGGTGCTCGCGGGCACCTATGCCGAGCGCGTCGTCCTGGATGCCTCCGTGAAGGCGGGCACCGCCGAGGCGAAAATCACCCTCCAGGGCGAGGGCAAGCCGCGCATCACCCCGGGCCCGGGCACGGGGGGGCTGGTGCAGGTGCGCCGGCCCAACTGGGTCATCGACGGGTTCGACATCGACGTGAAGGGGGAGGCGGCCTTCGCCGTCACCTTCGAGGGCGACGTGCGCGGCTCGGTGCTGGCCAACTCGGAGCTGCACCACGGCAAGGGCGGCGGCGCGGTGACGACCTATGGCAAGGCCACCGGCGCCATCATCGAGAACAACCACATCCACGACTTCGTGAAGAACCAGGGGGACTTCGACTCCCACGGCGTCGTCGTGCAGCCCACCTCGGTGGACATCACCGTGCGCAACAACGACATCCACGACAACTCGGGGGACTCGGTGCAGTGCCTCGGGCCCGAGGGCTTCAGCTCGCTGCCGCCCGCCAAGGGGCTGACGGTGGAGAACAACCACTTCTACTCCAACCGGGAGAACGCCGTGGACATCAAGACGTGCCACGACGTGGTGGTGCGCAACAACCGCATGCACGGCTTCAAGCCCTCGGCCACGGCCAAGGGGGACGCGCTGGTGGTGCACTACTCGGCGAAGAACGTGCTCATCGAGGGCAACGAGGTGTACGACTCCGGCAAGGGCATCTCCGTGGGCGGCAACCGTGAGGGCCCCGTGCCCAGCGGCGTCATCATCCGCCGCAACCGCGTCCATGACATCACCAAGGAGGGCGGCGGGGAGGGCGCGGGCATCCGCCTGGAGAACTCCGAGGGCACGCACGTGGTGAACAACACCATCACCCGCGTGGACGCCGCGGCGCTCACCCTGGGCCACGGCACCGGCGGCCCCACGAGCAACGTCACCGTGGAGAACAACATCATCGACGCCGCGGTGGCGGTGGACCTGGGCGGCCAGCACCCGGGCATGACGCTGGGCTTCAACCTCTACCCGGCGGATGCCCAGTTCAAGCTGTCCACCGGCGCGGTGGGGATGGACGCGTTCCAGCAGGCCTCCGGCGACCAGTCCTCCACCCTGGCGGACCAGGCGGTGACGCAGGATTTCTCCCCCGCGCAGCCCGCGGTGGACAAGGGCACGGACGTGGGCCTGCCGTTCTGCGGCGTGGCCCCGGACATCGGGGCCGTGGAAGCGGACTGCTAG
- a CDS encoding SpoIID/LytB domain-containing protein has product MAARAPGGYGPPAVFKAVPVHLLLLLVACATPRPSAPGSATAAAEARPAPAPALPPPPLEDLEQGLEAPSSLQRLDFRGGEPQVPIRLMEGRSEVTFLPRGRMRLHFGGPANKVLEAPAGTPWKVRVTQGQPAVLTARVQLGEFRFADKAGLAEAQEAWQARGLFVRVHVLGALYGIAGKVIDNRRYLLLEEEARTPPKGLERQAELLRQFGVQTALFEEVHTPSRGILEVRDGSGTVVGLAQDSLRAETREGAGFDVRRVEHSVGYDNHGFEDRSFRGALHFTVDRFGTLAVVNEVRLEELLKGLVPAEIFARAHMEALKAQAVTARGEVLAKVGTKHLGDPYLLCSEQHCAVYRGRSGEAASTNAAVDATRGEALFAQDGRLVDSVYSAVCGGHTEDNDVVWGGPPDPNLRGRPDLLEPSEAVPTPAALDDFLVDADMPAACQRSSFAQPSKFRWERRFTAAQVNALTEKLGIGPVQAMNLSERGVSGRARVLTISGERGATQVRGELNIRRLFGMLNSSMALVEAARDDDGRPRSWTFRGGGWGHGVGMCQTGAIGRAEAGHSYRDILRHYYNGAEVTPIY; this is encoded by the coding sequence GTGGCGGCCCGGGCGCCAGGCGGGTACGGTCCCCCCGCCGTGTTCAAGGCCGTTCCCGTCCACCTCCTGCTGCTCCTCGTTGCGTGCGCCACGCCCCGGCCCTCCGCCCCGGGCTCCGCGACGGCCGCCGCCGAGGCACGCCCGGCCCCCGCCCCGGCGCTCCCGCCTCCCCCCCTGGAGGATCTGGAGCAGGGCCTCGAGGCCCCCTCGTCCTTGCAGCGCCTCGACTTCCGGGGCGGCGAGCCGCAGGTGCCCATCCGGCTCATGGAGGGCCGCTCCGAGGTGACCTTCCTGCCCCGGGGCCGGATGCGGCTGCACTTCGGCGGCCCCGCGAACAAGGTGCTGGAGGCCCCCGCGGGCACGCCGTGGAAGGTGCGGGTGACGCAGGGCCAGCCCGCGGTGCTCACGGCGCGGGTTCAGCTGGGCGAGTTCCGCTTCGCGGACAAGGCCGGGCTGGCGGAGGCCCAGGAGGCATGGCAGGCGCGGGGCCTGTTCGTGCGCGTCCACGTGCTGGGCGCGCTCTATGGCATCGCGGGCAAGGTCATCGACAACCGGCGCTACCTCCTCTTAGAGGAGGAGGCGCGCACGCCCCCGAAGGGGCTGGAGCGGCAGGCGGAGCTGCTGCGCCAGTTCGGCGTGCAGACGGCGCTCTTCGAGGAGGTGCACACCCCCTCGCGCGGCATCCTCGAGGTGCGCGACGGCTCCGGCACCGTGGTGGGGCTGGCGCAGGACTCCCTGCGGGCGGAGACGCGGGAGGGCGCGGGCTTCGACGTGCGGCGCGTCGAACACTCCGTGGGCTACGACAACCACGGCTTCGAGGACCGGAGCTTCCGGGGCGCGCTGCACTTCACCGTGGACCGCTTCGGCACGCTGGCGGTGGTGAACGAGGTGCGGCTGGAGGAGCTGCTCAAGGGGCTGGTGCCCGCGGAGATCTTCGCCCGCGCGCACATGGAGGCGCTCAAGGCCCAGGCCGTCACCGCGCGCGGCGAGGTGCTCGCCAAGGTGGGCACCAAACACCTGGGAGACCCCTACCTGCTGTGCTCCGAGCAGCACTGCGCCGTCTACCGGGGGCGCTCGGGCGAGGCGGCCAGCACGAACGCCGCAGTGGACGCCACGCGGGGCGAGGCCCTCTTCGCCCAGGATGGGCGGCTGGTGGACTCCGTCTACAGCGCGGTGTGCGGCGGCCACACGGAGGACAATGACGTGGTGTGGGGCGGCCCGCCGGATCCGAACCTGCGCGGCAGGCCGGACCTGCTGGAGCCGTCAGAGGCGGTGCCCACCCCGGCGGCGCTGGATGACTTCCTGGTGGACGCGGACATGCCGGCCGCGTGCCAGCGCTCCAGCTTCGCGCAGCCCAGCAAGTTCCGGTGGGAGAGGCGCTTCACGGCGGCCCAGGTGAACGCCCTCACGGAGAAGCTCGGCATCGGCCCGGTGCAGGCCATGAACCTCTCGGAGCGGGGCGTGTCCGGCCGCGCCCGCGTGCTGACGATTTCCGGGGAGCGCGGGGCCACCCAGGTCCGGGGCGAGCTGAACATCCGAAGGCTCTTCGGCATGCTCAACAGCAGCATGGCCCTGGTGGAGGCGGCCCGGGACGATGACGGCCGCCCCCGGAGCTGGACCTTCCGGGGCGGCGGCTGGGGACACGGCGTCGGCATGTGTCAGACAGGCGCCATTGGGCGGGCCGAGGCCGGACACAGTTACCGCGACATCCTGCGCCATTATTACAACGGGGCGGAGGTCACCCCCATCTACTAG